One window of Trifolium pratense cultivar HEN17-A07 linkage group LG5, ARS_RC_1.1, whole genome shotgun sequence genomic DNA carries:
- the LOC123883917 gene encoding testis-specific gene A8 protein-like, translating into MGFKTKEKAKAKAKAGPSTAHAAAAAAVAPPEVAAGNPAAAVAPAAALAPPAVAAGDPAAALAPPEIAAAAGDPAAALALPEVAAGDPAAAVAPPEVAAGYPAAAVAPAAALAPPAVAAGDPAAALAPPEIAAAAGDPAADLALPEVAAGDPAAALAPPAVAAGAGAPGPAGPLVPLKILVPSLVCQMFVLSVLLGFEVFLLELGGSTPDSM; encoded by the coding sequence ATGGGATTCAAGACCAAAGAAAAAGCCAAAGCCAAAGCTAAAGCTGGTCCGTCCACCGCCCATGCTGCAGCTGCTGCAGCCGTTGCTCCACCTGAAGTAGCTGCCGGTAACCCTGCTGCAGCCGTTGCCCCTGCTGCAGCCCTTGCTCCACCTGCAGTAGCTGCCGGTGACCCCGCTGCAGCCCTTGCTCCACCTGAGATAGCTGCCGCTGCCGGTGACCCCGCTGCAGCCCTGGCTCTACCTGAAGTAGCTGCCGGTGACCCTGCTGCAGCCGTTGCTCCACCTGAAGTAGCTGCCGGTTACCCTGCTGCAGCCGTTGCCCCTGCTGCAGCCCTTGCTCCACCTGCAGTAGCTGCCGGTGACCCCGCTGCAGCCCTTGCTCCACCTGAGATAGCTGCCGCTGCCGGTGACCCCGCTGCAGACCTGGCTCTACCTGAAGTAGCTGCCGGTGACCCTGCTGCAGCCCTTGCTCCACCTGCAGTCGCTGCCGGTGCCGGTGCCCCTGGGCCTGCTGGCCCCCTGGTCCCCCTGAAGATCCTGGTCCCATCCCTGGTCTGCCAGATGTTCGTATTGTCAGTGCTCTTGGGTTTCGAAGTGTTCTTGCTAGAGCTAGGCGGGAGCACGCCAGATTCAATGTAG